A window from Trichomycterus rosablanca isolate fTriRos1 chromosome 21, fTriRos1.hap1, whole genome shotgun sequence encodes these proteins:
- the polr3g gene encoding DNA-directed RNA polymerase III subunit RPC7: MAGKGRGIAAFTFNVEALGLTRGSMPETQRGPQPLFPQTEFKPVPLKAGEDEDYMLALKQEIRGRMKDLPFNIKPCSGKSDVERYKEKYIRDCQNIEDEEWTPDWNRLPKELMPQKKRTRKKTDVKKSQKVSSKDQEALLSKLDALEKKGDVKSDDEKEKEEKKGNQVDEEEVEDEEYDEELEEDNDYIENYFEDGDDFGAGSDDNMDEATY, from the exons ATGGCAGGGAAAGGTAGAGGCATAGCAGCTTTTACCTTCAACGTAGAGGCTTTGGGCCTCACCAGAGGATCCATGCCTGAAACACAACGAGGGCCACAGCCATTGTTTCCT CAAACTGAGTTTAAACCAGTGCCTCTAAAAGCCGGCGAGGACGAGGACTACATGCTGGCTTTGAAACAAGAGATCCGAGGAAGAATGAAGGACCTGCCGTTCAACATCAAGCCCTGCTCTGGCAAGAGTG ATGTTGAACGatataaagaaaaatacataaGGGATTGCCAGAACATTGAGGATGAAGAGTGGACGCCAG atTGGAATCGTCTTCCAAAGGAGCTGATGCCCcagaagaaaagaacaagaaaGAAAACTG ATGTTAAGAAATCTCAAAAGGTTTCAAGCAAGGACCAGGAGGCTCTGCTGTCAAAACTGGAT gcgcttgaAAAGAAAGGTGACGTGAAATCGGACGACGAGAAAGAGAAGGAGGAAAAGAAGGGTAATCAAGTTGATGAAGAAGAAGTTGAAGATGAAGAGTATGATGAGGAGCTTGAGGAG GACAATGACTACATTGAAAACTACTTTGAGGATGGAGACGACTTCGGAGCTGGCAGTGATGACAACATGGATGAAGCCACATACTGA
- the mblac2 gene encoding metallo-beta-lactamase domain-containing protein 2, with protein MSATDWYAHKSLENGMFWIQERFYESGNRANIWLIRGSHQDVLVDAGLGLRSLPEYIGSKGLLGEGSKRKNPLLAIGTHVHFDHSGGLHQFQQVGVHEAEVDALANGDNFETVTWLSDREIVEVPCPGWTARQYKVKPVQPTHILQEGNVINLGDRQLTVLHMPGHSRGSICLHDKDNKMLFSGDVVYDGSMIDWLPYSAVGDYVRSCQRLVEMVDKEEVEQVMPGHYNTFGAKRLHRLASNYISRAGACHKVTTSAVKSIASLALRASNSCCACN; from the exons ATGTCCGCGACGGACTGGTACGCGCACAAGTCGCTCGAAAACGGCATGTTTTGGATCCAGGAGCGTTTCTACGAATCGGGGAACCGGGCGAACATCTGGCTGATCCGCGGATCGCACCAGGACGTGTTGGTCGACGCCGGGCTCGGCCTGCGCAGTCTGCCCGAGTATATCGGCTCGAAAGGTCTTCTAGGGGAGGGCAGCAAGCGCAAAAACCCTCTTCTGGCGATCGGAACACACGTGCATTTCGATCATTCGGGTGGGCTGCACCAGTTCCAACAGGTGGGCGTGCATGAGGCTGAGGTCGATGCCCTGGCTAACGGAGACAATTTCGAGACGGTGACATGGCTCTCAGACAGGGAGATCGTGGAGGTTCCGTGTCCCGGCTGGACCGCCCGGCAGTACAAAGTCAAACCAGTGCAGCCAACCCACATACTGCAGGAAG GTAACGTCATCAATCTCGGGGACAGGCAGCTGACGGTGCTGCACATGCCGGGTCACTCAAGAGGCAGCATCTGTCTCCACGACAAGGACAACAAGATGCTCTTCAGTGGGGACGTGGTCTACGACGGCTCCATGATCGACTGGCTGCCCTACAGCGCCGTCGGAGACTACGTTCGCAGTTGCCAGAGACTGGTAGAGATGGTGGATAAGGAGGAAGTAGAACAGGTCATGCCCGGGCACTATAATACCTTCGGGGCTAAGAGGCTGCATCGTCTGGCGTCCAACTACATCTCCAGAGCTGGAGCTTGTCACAAAGTCACAACCTCTGCTGTAAAGTCTATAGCCAGTTTGGCTCTACGGGCTTCCAATTCCTGCTGTGCCTGTAATTAG